One genomic region from Spirosoma sp. KCTC 42546 encodes:
- a CDS encoding lipopolysaccharide assembly protein LapB encodes MHWILYIPLLLGLSLGCRSKSETHPTVGTTTPETPRVTLCTGMASTLPLGNWPPPAVRTGIGTSHLTLTTRNPQAQRWFDQGLNLLHDFWHIEAYRAFQQVIKADSSCPMGYWGLAMCQPGFGGTDSRVWVQAIDKANALKANSPPFHKALIEASSILVKQGIAQAVFPFRNLYKTYSSEPEALAFAAIVLRQQPDEALQQEAKTLLETALGQFPTHIGLLHYYVHVMETRPEFSQATEAARRIVSLAPNAPHLTHMPGHLYFRAGQYQKAADVFRRARQQEMAYHRTQQLPLVADQNYLHNLHYLAVSLAELGQKDNALEAANAYATISLGQTPPTTGAALMLLYEGRILPTFIHIRYREFTKANATLNGWLNSLDMPLTNPLVRTYLQAMQAYCRGMAAIDTGNGQAANQQGMQLTQLLKSFEQQGIQQQGRAEFKAINETFDILSMARYELAGWIDNLDATRPFNNSAWNEALELEKAIHYDEPPRLMYPIGESLGRLHLYRHDTQNASLALAQALQKRPKSPFIRQLLAKSG; translated from the coding sequence ATGCACTGGATTTTATATATACCGCTCCTCCTTGGACTCTCGCTGGGTTGCCGATCCAAATCGGAGACGCACCCAACGGTAGGCACCACTACGCCGGAAACCCCCAGGGTAACCCTATGCACGGGCATGGCCTCAACACTACCCCTCGGTAATTGGCCTCCTCCCGCCGTCAGGACAGGGATTGGCACCAGTCATCTGACCCTAACGACCCGAAATCCTCAGGCCCAACGCTGGTTCGATCAGGGACTTAATCTGCTCCACGATTTCTGGCATATCGAAGCCTACCGGGCTTTTCAGCAGGTGATCAAGGCCGACAGCAGCTGCCCAATGGGCTACTGGGGACTGGCCATGTGCCAGCCAGGGTTTGGCGGAACCGATTCGCGTGTATGGGTGCAGGCCATCGATAAGGCGAACGCCCTGAAAGCCAACAGCCCACCGTTCCACAAAGCCCTGATCGAAGCCAGCAGCATATTGGTCAAACAGGGTATTGCCCAAGCTGTATTTCCGTTCCGTAACTTGTATAAAACCTATTCCAGCGAACCCGAAGCGCTGGCTTTTGCGGCTATAGTGCTGCGGCAGCAGCCCGATGAGGCCCTCCAGCAGGAAGCTAAAACCCTGCTGGAAACGGCCCTTGGCCAATTCCCGACCCATATCGGGCTGCTCCATTATTATGTGCATGTGATGGAAACACGGCCCGAGTTCAGCCAGGCCACAGAGGCCGCCCGTCGTATCGTATCGCTGGCGCCTAATGCCCCCCACCTGACGCATATGCCGGGGCATCTGTATTTCCGGGCGGGCCAGTATCAGAAAGCTGCGGATGTATTTAGGCGAGCGCGCCAGCAGGAAATGGCCTATCACCGAACCCAGCAGCTACCCCTGGTAGCCGATCAGAACTACCTGCATAACCTGCATTATCTGGCCGTATCGCTGGCCGAACTGGGACAAAAAGACAACGCCCTCGAAGCGGCCAATGCCTATGCTACCATCAGCCTGGGGCAAACGCCCCCCACCACTGGGGCGGCCCTGATGCTGCTTTACGAAGGCCGAATTTTACCGACGTTTATACATATCCGTTATCGAGAATTTACCAAAGCGAATGCAACGTTAAATGGCTGGCTCAACAGCCTCGATATGCCCCTGACCAACCCCCTGGTACGAACCTACCTGCAGGCCATGCAGGCGTATTGCCGGGGAATGGCGGCTATCGACACCGGCAATGGGCAGGCGGCTAACCAGCAGGGGATGCAACTGACCCAACTCCTGAAAAGCTTTGAACAACAGGGTATCCAGCAACAGGGCCGTGCCGAGTTTAAAGCCATCAACGAAACCTTCGATATCCTGAGTATGGCGCGCTATGAACTGGCAGGCTGGATTGATAACCTGGATGCGACCAGGCCCTTCAACAACTCGGCCTGGAACGAAGCTCTGGAGCTGGAAAAGGCGATCCACTACGACGAACCGCCACGCCTGATGTACCCCATTGGGGAGAGTTTGGGGCGGCTGCATCTGTACCGCCATGATACACAGAATGCCAGTCTGGCGTTGGCTCAGGCGCTCCAGAAACGCCCTAAAAGCCCTTTTATACGGCAACTGCTAGCGAAAAGCGGATAA
- a CDS encoding DUF11 domain-containing protein, producing MCKEPRSDKTKIKACLKPIFNKNDPSNNTMKPFSTFKNTLKGNLPILCLALMLFVLKSKEHVFAGRTTLINHSVVASEIPYAPVTDTDCVTARALPIGMGPGARPLITVEVTPDTQGQKCLVTATNKGENAVAEVRIRLQIPSGKTLVTTQADQGSYDKNTGIWIVGTLEKGANSTMTITLKAE from the coding sequence ATGTGCAAAGAACCACGGTCTGATAAAACCAAAATAAAAGCCTGTCTCAAACCGATTTTCAACAAAAACGATCCATCCAATAACACAATGAAACCATTTTCGACTTTCAAAAACACCCTAAAAGGCAACCTGCCGATACTCTGCCTTGCTCTTATGCTCTTTGTTTTGAAAAGCAAAGAGCATGTGTTTGCTGGTAGAACAACCCTTATTAACCACTCGGTTGTGGCAAGCGAGATACCTTATGCTCCTGTTACCGATACCGACTGTGTTACGGCAAGAGCACTGCCAATAGGGATGGGGCCCGGTGCCAGACCGTTGATAACAGTAGAAGTAACGCCCGATACACAGGGACAAAAATGCCTCGTTACCGCCACCAATAAGGGAGAGAATGCCGTGGCCGAAGTAAGGATTCGCCTACAGATACCCTCCGGCAAAACACTGGTAACTACACAGGCCGACCAAGGAAGTTATGACAAAAACACCGGCATTTGGATCGTAGGGACGCTGGAAAAAGGAGCAAACAGCACCATGACCATCACCCTAAAAGCAGAGTAA
- a CDS encoding DUF11 domain-containing protein, translating into MKQFSTLQHALKGSIAALCFGLLLFAFQAKGQVYSVNSDRTILYTNITTGSTQESSPSPNEIVAGTVSLGSDGKYLYALTSYNGRSFQRWDRVTNTWTILADSPVDGITESAWFPTFDGDHTLYTINASYGGTNYKYDIPTNTWTTYAALPTLSITDFSGIYAAISYQASSSSLFVIQVNGHIYKYSIPTNTWTLESSTYGAFTYSPGLAVVGSDRYVLGRETASGTIKFFKNTTPLPPPTVSVNNSYPYEMHAYQGKLYSIIVRDLYEYNPMSNTWTQKNNLPSYNYGQCTEYKLPLPTVNLSLSVLPTTQTANKGETISYTYTLTSAGNADDVIVKVRPPQGLTLLSNTPQQGSYNPTTKLWNVGSVTAGNRTLVLTLKVD; encoded by the coding sequence ATGAAACAATTTTCCACCCTTCAACATGCTCTAAAGGGCAGTATTGCTGCTCTCTGCTTTGGACTTTTGCTTTTTGCTTTTCAGGCCAAAGGGCAGGTTTATTCAGTTAACAGCGATAGAACTATACTCTATACCAATATAACAACGGGATCCACTCAAGAATCTTCCCCATCTCCTAATGAGATTGTGGCAGGAACAGTATCGTTGGGAAGCGATGGGAAGTATCTTTATGCCTTAACTTCCTATAATGGGAGGAGTTTTCAGCGGTGGGATCGTGTAACTAATACCTGGACTATCCTAGCTGACTCCCCCGTTGATGGTATCACCGAAAGTGCATGGTTTCCTACCTTTGATGGAGATCATACCCTCTATACTATCAATGCGAGTTATGGGGGTACCAATTATAAGTATGATATACCTACTAATACATGGACAACATATGCAGCTCTACCAACGCTATCGATTACCGACTTTAGTGGTATATATGCAGCAATCTCATATCAAGCAAGTTCATCCTCATTATTTGTGATACAGGTCAATGGACATATCTATAAATACAGTATTCCCACCAATACATGGACATTGGAATCCTCTACTTATGGGGCGTTTACGTATTCTCCAGGTCTTGCGGTGGTTGGCTCAGATCGGTATGTGCTTGGAAGGGAGACGGCTTCAGGTACAATAAAGTTTTTCAAAAATACGACGCCCTTGCCTCCCCCCACAGTATCTGTAAACAACTCGTATCCGTATGAAATGCATGCGTATCAGGGAAAACTTTATTCCATTATAGTAAGGGATCTATATGAATATAATCCAATGTCCAATACGTGGACACAAAAAAACAATTTACCCAGTTATAATTATGGTCAGTGTACAGAGTATAAACTGCCACTTCCTACTGTAAATTTAAGCCTGTCAGTACTACCCACTACGCAAACGGCTAACAAAGGCGAGACCATCAGTTATACCTACACCCTGACATCGGCCGGTAATGCCGACGACGTAATTGTAAAAGTACGCCCGCCCCAAGGTCTGACCCTTCTCAGCAACACCCCCCAACAAGGCAGCTATAACCCCACTACGAAACTCTGGAACGTAGGTTCTGTAACCGCAGGCAACCGAACCCTGGTACTAACCCTGAAAGTAGATTAA